In a single window of the Elaeis guineensis isolate ETL-2024a chromosome 8, EG11, whole genome shotgun sequence genome:
- the LOC105050465 gene encoding mediator of RNA polymerase II transcription subunit 18 isoform X2, with protein MECVVQGIIESQHVEALQILLQGLCGVPKERVRVHELCLKSGPNLGVVPSEVRLLCDLAQPTPSWTVRHVGGAMRGAGAEQISVLVRTIVESKVGHNVLRFFYSLGYKLDHELLKEGFVFRFQRGAQITVTVTSANKMPKLYATDEAVPVTPGIQLVEITAPAAAENYSEVVAAVSSFCEYLAPLLHLSKPGVSMGIVPTAAAAAASLMSNSGAKTL; from the exons ATGGAGTGTGTGGTGCAAGGGATTATTGAGTCACAG CATGTTGAGGCCCTGCAGATTCTTCTTCAGGGCCTTTGTGGTGTTCCAAAAGAACGTGTCAGGGTACATGAGCTGTGTTTAAAAAGTGGACCAAACCTAG GAGTTGTGCCTTCTGAGGTCCGTCTTTTGTGTGATTTAGCGCAGCCCACACCATCTTG GACTGTACGGCATGTTGGGGGTGCAATGAGAGGTGCTGGTGCTGAGCAGATCTCGGTTTTAGTCCGAACCATAGTCGAAAGCAAAGTGGGCCATAACGTTCTGCGCTTCTTTTATTCCCTTGGTTACAAGTTAGACCATGAACTTTTAAAGGAGGGTTTTGTGTTCCGTTTCCAGAGAGGAGCCCAGATAACTGTTACTGTGACTTCTGCCAATAAAATGCCTAAACTTTATGCAACCGATGAAGCTGTTCCTGTCACTCCAGGCATACAACTGGTTGAAATCACGGCACCAGCTGCAGCTGAGAACTATAGTGAGGTTGTTGCTGCTGTTTCTTCTTTCTGCGAGTATTTGGCTCC GCTCTTGCATCTCTCGAAGCCTGGTGTTTCAATGGGTATTGTTCCTacagcagctgctgctgctgcttctcTTATGTCAAATAGTGGTGCAAAGACTTTATAA
- the LOC105050465 gene encoding mediator of RNA polymerase II transcription subunit 18 isoform X3 — protein sequence MECVVQGIIESQNNSHYMRHNNGVRLQHVEALQILLQGLCGVPKERVRVHELCLKSGPNLGVVPSEVRLLCDLAQPTPSWTVRHVGGAMRGAGAEQISVLVRTIVESKRGAQITVTVTSANKMPKLYATDEAVPVTPGIQLVEITAPAAAENYSEVVAAVSSFCEYLAPLLHLSKPGVSMGIVPTAAAAAASLMSNSGAKTL from the exons ATGGAGTGTGTGGTGCAAGGGATTATTGAGTCACAG AACAATTCCCATTACATGAGGCATAACAATGGTGTCCGTTTACAGCATGTTGAGGCCCTGCAGATTCTTCTTCAGGGCCTTTGTGGTGTTCCAAAAGAACGTGTCAGGGTACATGAGCTGTGTTTAAAAAGTGGACCAAACCTAG GAGTTGTGCCTTCTGAGGTCCGTCTTTTGTGTGATTTAGCGCAGCCCACACCATCTTG GACTGTACGGCATGTTGGGGGTGCAATGAGAGGTGCTGGTGCTGAGCAGATCTCGGTTTTAGTCCGAACCATAGTCGAAAGCAAA AGAGGAGCCCAGATAACTGTTACTGTGACTTCTGCCAATAAAATGCCTAAACTTTATGCAACCGATGAAGCTGTTCCTGTCACTCCAGGCATACAACTGGTTGAAATCACGGCACCAGCTGCAGCTGAGAACTATAGTGAGGTTGTTGCTGCTGTTTCTTCTTTCTGCGAGTATTTGGCTCC GCTCTTGCATCTCTCGAAGCCTGGTGTTTCAATGGGTATTGTTCCTacagcagctgctgctgctgcttctcTTATGTCAAATAGTGGTGCAAAGACTTTATAA
- the LOC105050465 gene encoding mediator of RNA polymerase II transcription subunit 18 isoform X1, translating into MECVVQGIIESQNNSHYMRHNNGVRLQHVEALQILLQGLCGVPKERVRVHELCLKSGPNLGVVPSEVRLLCDLAQPTPSWTVRHVGGAMRGAGAEQISVLVRTIVESKVGHNVLRFFYSLGYKLDHELLKEGFVFRFQRGAQITVTVTSANKMPKLYATDEAVPVTPGIQLVEITAPAAAENYSEVVAAVSSFCEYLAPLLHLSKPGVSMGIVPTAAAAAASLMSNSGAKTL; encoded by the exons ATGGAGTGTGTGGTGCAAGGGATTATTGAGTCACAG AACAATTCCCATTACATGAGGCATAACAATGGTGTCCGTTTACAGCATGTTGAGGCCCTGCAGATTCTTCTTCAGGGCCTTTGTGGTGTTCCAAAAGAACGTGTCAGGGTACATGAGCTGTGTTTAAAAAGTGGACCAAACCTAG GAGTTGTGCCTTCTGAGGTCCGTCTTTTGTGTGATTTAGCGCAGCCCACACCATCTTG GACTGTACGGCATGTTGGGGGTGCAATGAGAGGTGCTGGTGCTGAGCAGATCTCGGTTTTAGTCCGAACCATAGTCGAAAGCAAAGTGGGCCATAACGTTCTGCGCTTCTTTTATTCCCTTGGTTACAAGTTAGACCATGAACTTTTAAAGGAGGGTTTTGTGTTCCGTTTCCAGAGAGGAGCCCAGATAACTGTTACTGTGACTTCTGCCAATAAAATGCCTAAACTTTATGCAACCGATGAAGCTGTTCCTGTCACTCCAGGCATACAACTGGTTGAAATCACGGCACCAGCTGCAGCTGAGAACTATAGTGAGGTTGTTGCTGCTGTTTCTTCTTTCTGCGAGTATTTGGCTCC GCTCTTGCATCTCTCGAAGCCTGGTGTTTCAATGGGTATTGTTCCTacagcagctgctgctgctgcttctcTTATGTCAAATAGTGGTGCAAAGACTTTATAA